The following are from one region of the Streptomyces rubrogriseus genome:
- a CDS encoding N,N-dimethylformamidase beta subunit family domain-containing protein produces MGSEQIRRWESGALAHAVTDPFGQGPVPWLRGGETYFGDTGQVVAWYADQDRTDTDTTTGTTTGTRTRTRTGTGTDSGGGPRAADDVRRQIKGFTATGAAAPGEAIDFHVTVDPPQQFSVDVYRIGHYGGDGAAKITTSPRLSGIVQPPPLAADRTVSCHHWWLSWRLQIPTYWNIGAYVAVLTTADGYRSHVPFTVRDDHPADLLLLLPDVTWQAYNLYPEDGRTGASLYHAWDEEGRLLGEADAATTVSFDRPYAGAGLPLHVGHAYDFIRFAERYGYDLAYADARDLHSGRVDPARYRGLVFPGHDEYWSTAMRRTAELARDRGTSLVFLSANTMYWQVELAPSPSGVADRLLTCRKRKGPGRPALWREIDRPEQQLLGIQYAGRVPEPHPMIVRNAGHWLWEATGAHEGDEIEDLVAGEADRYFPRTALPEHDERVLLAHSPYADVDGVRRHQETSLYRAPSGAWVFASGTFAWSPALDRPGHVDPRVQRATANLLDRICKRD; encoded by the coding sequence ATGGGCTCCGAGCAGATCCGCCGTTGGGAGTCGGGAGCACTCGCGCACGCCGTGACGGACCCCTTCGGCCAGGGGCCCGTCCCCTGGCTGCGCGGCGGCGAGACGTACTTCGGCGACACCGGCCAGGTGGTCGCCTGGTACGCGGACCAGGACCGCACCGACACCGACACCACCACCGGCACCACCACGGGCACCCGCACCCGCACCCGCACGGGAACCGGCACCGACTCCGGCGGCGGCCCCCGCGCCGCGGACGACGTCCGCCGCCAGATCAAGGGCTTCACCGCGACGGGAGCCGCCGCCCCCGGCGAGGCCATCGACTTCCACGTCACCGTCGACCCGCCGCAGCAGTTCAGCGTCGACGTGTACCGGATCGGGCACTACGGCGGCGACGGCGCCGCCAAGATCACCACCAGCCCCCGCCTGTCCGGCATCGTCCAGCCCCCGCCGCTCGCCGCCGACCGCACGGTCTCCTGCCACCACTGGTGGCTGTCCTGGCGCCTGCAGATCCCCACGTACTGGAACATCGGCGCGTACGTGGCCGTGCTCACCACCGCCGACGGCTACCGCTCCCACGTCCCCTTCACGGTCCGCGACGACCACCCGGCCGACCTGCTCCTCCTCCTGCCCGACGTCACCTGGCAGGCGTACAACCTCTATCCCGAGGACGGCCGCACGGGTGCCAGCCTCTACCACGCCTGGGACGAGGAGGGCCGGCTCCTCGGCGAGGCGGACGCCGCGACGACCGTCTCCTTCGACCGCCCGTACGCGGGCGCCGGGTTGCCCCTCCACGTGGGCCACGCCTACGACTTCATCCGCTTCGCCGAGCGCTACGGCTACGACCTCGCCTACGCCGACGCCCGCGACCTGCACTCCGGCCGGGTCGACCCGGCCCGCTACCGGGGCCTGGTCTTCCCCGGCCACGACGAGTACTGGTCCACCGCCATGCGCCGCACCGCGGAACTGGCCCGCGACCGGGGCACGTCCCTGGTCTTCCTCTCCGCCAACACCATGTACTGGCAGGTGGAGCTGGCCCCCTCGCCCTCCGGTGTCGCCGACCGCCTGCTGACCTGCCGCAAACGCAAGGGCCCCGGCCGGCCCGCGCTGTGGCGGGAGATCGACCGCCCCGAGCAGCAGCTGCTCGGCATCCAGTACGCCGGCCGCGTCCCCGAACCCCACCCGATGATCGTCCGCAACGCCGGTCACTGGCTCTGGGAGGCCACCGGGGCGCACGAGGGCGACGAGATCGAGGACCTGGTGGCGGGCGAGGCCGACCGCTACTTCCCGCGCACCGCGCTCCCCGAGCACGACGAGCGGGTCCTGCTCGCCCACTCCCCGTACGCCGACGTGGACGGCGTCCGGCGCCACCAGGAGACGTCGCTGTATCGGGCCCCGTCGGGCGCCTGGGTCTTCGCGTCCGGCACCTTCGCCTGGTCCCCGGCCCTGGACCGCCCCGGCCACGTCGACCCGCGGGTCCAGCGCGCCACGGCCAACCTCCTGGACCGCATCTGCAAACGGGACTGA
- the purD gene encoding phosphoribosylamine--glycine ligase, producing the protein MKVLVIGGGAREHALCRSLSLDPDVTALHCAPGNAGIAEVAELHQVDALDGAAVTALATRLGAELVVVGPEAPLVAGVADAVREAGIPVFGPSGEAARLEGSKAFAKDVMAGAGVPTARSYVCTDPAEVDAALAAFGAPYVVKDDGLAAGKGVVVTDDVEAARAHANACDRVVVEEFLDGPEVSLFAVTDGENVRPLQPAQDFKRALDGDEGPNTGGMGAYSPLPWADPKLVDEVVQSVLQPTVDEMRRRGTPFSGLLYAGLAITSRGVRVIEFNARFGDPETQVVLARLKTPLAGLLMAAATGNLADLEPLRWSDEAAVTVVVASHNYPGTPRTGDPITGLDAVAAEDAPHAYVLHAGTRAEGDAVVSAGGRVLSVTATGADLTEARDRAYRAVARIGLDGSQHRTDIAAKAAGA; encoded by the coding sequence GTGAAGGTCCTTGTCATCGGCGGCGGCGCCCGCGAACACGCCCTGTGCCGTTCCCTGTCCCTCGACCCCGACGTCACCGCGCTGCACTGCGCACCCGGCAACGCCGGTATCGCCGAGGTCGCCGAACTGCACCAGGTCGACGCCCTCGACGGCGCGGCCGTCACCGCGCTGGCCACCCGGCTCGGCGCCGAGCTGGTCGTCGTCGGACCCGAGGCGCCCCTGGTCGCCGGGGTCGCCGACGCCGTCCGCGAGGCCGGCATCCCGGTCTTCGGCCCCTCGGGGGAGGCGGCCCGGCTGGAGGGCTCCAAGGCCTTCGCCAAGGACGTGATGGCCGGCGCGGGCGTGCCCACGGCCCGCTCCTACGTCTGTACCGACCCCGCCGAGGTCGACGCGGCCCTCGCCGCCTTCGGCGCGCCCTACGTCGTCAAGGACGACGGGCTGGCCGCGGGCAAGGGCGTCGTCGTCACCGACGACGTCGAGGCGGCCCGCGCGCACGCGAACGCCTGCGACCGCGTCGTCGTCGAGGAGTTCCTGGACGGCCCCGAGGTCTCCCTGTTCGCCGTCACCGACGGCGAGAACGTCCGCCCGCTCCAGCCCGCCCAGGACTTCAAGCGCGCCCTCGACGGCGACGAGGGCCCGAACACCGGTGGCATGGGCGCCTACTCTCCGCTGCCCTGGGCCGACCCGAAGCTGGTCGACGAGGTCGTACAGAGCGTGCTCCAGCCGACGGTCGACGAGATGCGCCGCCGCGGCACCCCGTTCTCCGGACTTCTCTACGCCGGGCTCGCGATCACCTCGCGCGGTGTGCGCGTGATCGAGTTCAACGCCCGTTTCGGCGACCCCGAGACCCAGGTCGTGCTGGCCCGGCTGAAGACCCCGCTCGCCGGTCTGCTGATGGCCGCCGCCACCGGCAACCTCGCCGATCTCGAGCCGCTGCGCTGGAGCGACGAGGCGGCCGTCACCGTGGTCGTCGCCTCGCACAACTACCCCGGCACCCCGCGCACCGGCGACCCGATCACCGGCCTCGACGCGGTGGCCGCCGAGGACGCCCCGCACGCCTACGTGCTGCACGCCGGCACCCGCGCCGAGGGCGACGCCGTCGTCAGCGCCGGGGGCCGCGTCCTGTCCGTCACGGCCACCGGCGCCGACCTCACCGAGGCCCGCGACCGTGCCTACCGGGCCGTCGCCCGTATCGGCCTCGACGGCTCGCAGCACCGCACCGACATCGCGGCGAAGGCGGCGGGCGCGTAG